A section of the Streptomyces sp. CG1 genome encodes:
- a CDS encoding ABC transporter ATP-binding protein, with the protein MDSLHAIRARGITKCFGDVVALDGIDLDVAQGQIHGLVGPNGAGKTTLLGLLLGLAVADGGRLEILGSPVGRTFAAPDGVAGFVDGPGLYPSLTARQNLAALAALRGQDARTAGVDDALEQVGLADVADDRARGFSLGMRQRLGLAAALLTKPRLLVLDEPSNGLDPAGKKHVHGVLARLAAEGTGVVLSSHRMDDLEALCSEVTILATGRIVFSGPLSKLAAENRELDYRLVTSDPQTARRLATETPEVRVVDDAGGRHGAEVLVVRALVPALDELVVRLVRSGLALRELAPVVSPLEAAFLALTERRQQETEAQPQMTDAQQQEAGR; encoded by the coding sequence ATGGACTCACTCCACGCGATCCGGGCGCGCGGGATCACCAAGTGCTTCGGCGATGTCGTCGCACTCGACGGCATCGATCTGGACGTGGCGCAAGGACAGATCCACGGCCTGGTCGGACCGAACGGTGCAGGCAAGACGACGCTCCTCGGGCTCCTGCTCGGCCTGGCCGTGGCCGACGGCGGCCGGCTGGAGATCCTCGGCTCACCGGTGGGCCGGACGTTCGCCGCCCCCGACGGTGTCGCCGGGTTCGTGGACGGGCCGGGGCTCTACCCCTCGCTCACCGCCCGGCAGAACCTCGCCGCGCTGGCCGCGCTGCGCGGCCAGGACGCGCGTACGGCAGGGGTGGACGACGCGCTCGAACAGGTCGGCCTCGCCGACGTCGCCGACGACCGGGCCCGCGGCTTCTCCCTGGGCATGCGCCAACGGCTCGGACTCGCCGCCGCCCTGCTCACCAAGCCCCGGCTGCTCGTGCTCGACGAGCCGTCCAACGGCCTCGACCCGGCCGGCAAGAAACATGTGCACGGGGTCCTCGCGCGGCTTGCCGCTGAGGGGACCGGCGTCGTGCTGTCGAGCCACCGCATGGACGACCTCGAGGCACTGTGTTCCGAGGTCACCATCCTCGCCACCGGGCGGATCGTCTTCTCCGGTCCGCTGAGCAAGCTGGCCGCCGAGAACCGTGAACTCGACTACCGGCTGGTCACCTCCGACCCGCAGACCGCCCGCCGGCTGGCCACAGAAACGCCAGAGGTGCGCGTCGTCGACGACGCGGGAGGACGCCACGGCGCCGAGGTGCTCGTCGTACGGGCGCTGGTGCCCGCCCTCGACGAACTGGTGGTGCGACTGGTGCGGTCGGGCCTCGCGCTGCGTGAACTCGCCCCCGTGGTCTCCCCGCTGGAGGCCGCGTTCCTGGCCCTCACGGAGCGGCGGCAGCAGGAGACCGAGGCCCAGCCGCAGATGACCGACGCTCAGCAGCAGGAGGCCGGCCGATGA
- a CDS encoding alkaline phosphatase family protein: MQVTRRRRQVEKEYFDLFGRRVGRRATLVTACITTVALATGTAVASTRQFGTDQVGQVTAKGQVVAGDQYISPYGNRLVLNDGKIMSSTVSPDGSHLAAAVADGDAALVVVDLESGQVKQRIGTNAADDLRISNASVGQEGPTYSPDGKQLWLGQTDGYTKFTVNADGTLANPTTVKIPADGSKHALVAAAVFSADGSTVYSAVNGQNKVVAIDAVTGTVKQSWSVGNAPRGMVQVGDKLYVSNEGGRPAKPGDTTINSYGTEVPANPKTGATTTGTVSVIDLKDPSAAVGTIDVGLHPTAVYAKHGAVFVTNTADNNVSVINTAKNKVVQTISTQPWPEASVGYEPDAVTLTDDGHLLVTLGRANAVAVYRYTSPQEPVSYVGLLPTDYFPAEITAVGKKVVVSNTRGIDARRPDSAGHGTHDTTSSLTQFTLPSDRVIRAETAKVFRQNGWTPGSVRLAQGTSHAQPVPVPRRIGDPSTIKHVFLIVKENRTYDQVYGDIPKGNGDPSLTQFGENVTPNQHALAEQFGLYDNTYDIGTNSAEGHNWLMQADNPEYTESSAGEYARSYDTEDDALGHQKSGFLWSGAQAAGHSVRDFGEFQQFLTKPADASWQNLYCDAKNMAATGQGTAYPLNSSSPIPSLNSVSVPGFPKFDTSVPDVYREQIWNQDFDKNGPANLNMFWLSSDHTGGPASPAAQVADNDLATGRIVDKISHSKYWKDSAIFVVEDDSQAGLDHIDGHRAPIQIISPWAQHGTVDDHYYSQITMIRTIEQILGIHPMNQKDSAATPMTGAFSRKPDYTPFTALPNRTSLTDGLKTPPSCGVDNPAAQDSKAAVVPSAKVPADKQSLAAQWNAWKSQQRLTGTNAVPDYANPAQMNHLTWYETHNWTKPYPGEKKIYAPDDVPGAYIPSAENDG, encoded by the coding sequence ATGCAGGTAACTCGCCGCCGCCGCCAAGTCGAGAAGGAGTACTTCGACCTGTTCGGCAGACGAGTCGGCCGCAGGGCGACGCTGGTCACGGCATGCATCACCACGGTCGCCCTGGCCACCGGAACCGCCGTCGCGTCCACGCGCCAGTTCGGCACCGATCAGGTCGGCCAGGTCACCGCCAAGGGCCAGGTCGTCGCCGGCGACCAGTACATCTCGCCCTACGGCAACCGCCTCGTCCTCAACGACGGCAAGATCATGTCGTCCACGGTCAGTCCGGACGGCAGCCACCTCGCGGCCGCGGTCGCCGACGGCGACGCGGCGCTGGTCGTCGTGGACCTCGAGAGCGGACAGGTCAAGCAGCGCATCGGCACCAACGCGGCGGACGACCTGCGCATCAGCAACGCTTCCGTCGGCCAGGAAGGCCCGACGTACTCGCCCGACGGCAAGCAGCTGTGGCTCGGCCAGACCGACGGCTACACCAAGTTCACCGTGAACGCGGACGGCACGCTCGCCAACCCGACGACCGTCAAGATTCCCGCTGACGGCAGCAAGCACGCCCTGGTGGCCGCGGCGGTGTTCTCGGCCGACGGCTCCACCGTGTACTCCGCGGTCAACGGCCAGAACAAGGTGGTCGCCATCGACGCGGTGACCGGGACCGTCAAGCAGAGCTGGTCCGTCGGCAACGCCCCGCGCGGCATGGTCCAGGTCGGCGACAAGCTCTACGTCAGCAACGAGGGCGGGCGTCCGGCGAAGCCCGGCGACACCACGATCAACTCCTACGGCACCGAGGTGCCGGCCAACCCGAAGACCGGCGCCACCACCACCGGCACGGTCAGCGTCATAGACCTGAAGGACCCGTCCGCCGCCGTCGGCACCATCGACGTCGGTCTGCACCCGACCGCCGTGTACGCCAAGCACGGAGCGGTGTTCGTCACCAACACGGCGGACAACAACGTGTCCGTCATCAACACCGCCAAGAACAAGGTCGTACAGACCATCTCAACCCAGCCGTGGCCGGAGGCGTCCGTCGGCTACGAGCCCGACGCGGTGACGCTCACCGACGACGGCCACCTGTTGGTGACGCTCGGCCGTGCCAACGCCGTCGCCGTCTACCGCTACACCTCCCCCCAGGAACCGGTCAGCTACGTCGGCCTGCTCCCGACGGACTACTTCCCCGCGGAGATCACCGCCGTGGGCAAGAAGGTCGTCGTCTCCAACACCCGTGGTATCGACGCCCGTCGCCCCGACAGCGCCGGCCACGGCACCCATGACACGACGTCCAGCCTGACCCAGTTCACGCTGCCCAGCGACCGGGTCATCAGGGCCGAGACCGCCAAAGTCTTCCGGCAGAACGGCTGGACCCCCGGCTCGGTCAGGCTGGCCCAGGGCACGAGCCACGCGCAGCCGGTGCCGGTCCCGCGGCGGATCGGCGACCCCTCGACGATCAAGCACGTCTTCCTCATCGTCAAGGAGAACCGGACCTACGACCAGGTCTACGGCGACATCCCGAAGGGCAACGGCGACCCGTCGCTGACGCAGTTCGGCGAGAACGTGACGCCGAACCAGCACGCGCTGGCCGAGCAGTTCGGGCTGTACGACAACACCTACGACATCGGCACGAACTCCGCCGAGGGTCACAACTGGCTGATGCAGGCCGACAACCCCGAGTACACCGAGTCCTCCGCCGGCGAGTACGCGCGCAGCTACGACACCGAGGACGACGCTCTCGGCCACCAGAAGTCGGGCTTCCTGTGGAGCGGTGCGCAGGCGGCCGGCCACAGTGTGCGCGACTTCGGCGAGTTCCAGCAGTTCCTGACCAAGCCGGCGGACGCGAGCTGGCAGAACCTGTACTGCGACGCCAAGAACATGGCCGCGACCGGACAGGGCACCGCCTACCCGCTGAACTCGTCCTCGCCGATCCCGTCGCTCAACAGCGTGTCGGTGCCCGGCTTCCCGAAGTTCGACACCAGTGTCCCGGACGTCTACCGGGAGCAGATCTGGAATCAGGACTTCGACAAGAACGGTCCGGCGAACCTGAACATGTTCTGGCTCTCCAGCGACCACACCGGCGGTCCGGCGAGCCCGGCCGCCCAGGTCGCGGACAACGACCTCGCGACCGGCCGGATCGTCGACAAGATCTCCCACAGCAAGTACTGGAAGGACTCGGCGATCTTCGTCGTCGAGGACGACTCCCAGGCCGGCCTCGACCACATCGACGGCCACCGTGCCCCGATCCAGATCATCAGCCCCTGGGCCCAGCACGGCACCGTCGACGACCACTACTACTCGCAGATCACGATGATCCGGACCATCGAGCAGATCCTCGGGATCCACCCGATGAACCAGAAGGACAGCGCGGCCACGCCGATGACCGGGGCGTTCAGCCGGAAGCCGGACTACACGCCGTTCACCGCGCTGCCCAACCGGACCTCGCTGACCGACGGCCTGAAGACCCCGCCCTCCTGCGGCGTGGACAACCCGGCCGCACAGGACTCCAAGGCGGCGGTCGTCCCGTCGGCGAAGGTGCCGGCGGACAAGCAGTCGCTCGCGGCCCAGTGGAACGCCTGGAAGTCGCAGCAGCGGCTGACCGGCACCAACGCCGTGCCCGACTATGCGAACCCCGCGCAGATGAACCACCTCACGTGGTACGAGACCCACAACTGGACCAAGCCGTACCCCGGTGAGAAGAAGATCTACGCCCCGGACGACGTCCCGGGCGCGTACATCCCGTCCGCGGAGAACGACGGCTGA
- a CDS encoding response regulator, producing the protein MTETRTFTEQHPIRVFLLDDHEVVRRGLTDLLDTEPDISVVGDADTAEHALVRGPALRPHVAVLDVRLPDGDGISVCRELRSRMPELACLMLTSFDDEDALLDAIMAGASGYVLKQIKGSDLVSAVRTVASGQSMLDPSTTARLMRSLRTDPAQAPSPPSELAGLSPREREILALIGDGLTNREIGTKLYLSEKTVKNHISRMLSKLGVQRRVQAAVLASHLEPQGSGGHADR; encoded by the coding sequence ATGACCGAGACACGCACCTTCACGGAGCAGCACCCGATCCGCGTGTTCCTGCTGGACGATCACGAGGTGGTACGACGCGGTCTCACGGACCTGCTCGACACCGAACCGGATATCTCGGTCGTCGGCGACGCGGACACCGCCGAGCACGCCCTCGTCCGCGGCCCCGCGCTGCGGCCCCACGTCGCCGTGCTGGACGTACGGCTGCCGGACGGGGACGGCATCTCGGTCTGCCGCGAACTGCGCAGCCGGATGCCGGAACTCGCGTGTCTGATGCTGACCTCGTTCGACGACGAGGACGCCCTGCTGGACGCCATCATGGCCGGCGCCTCGGGATATGTGCTGAAGCAGATCAAGGGCTCGGATCTCGTCTCCGCGGTACGCACCGTCGCCTCCGGCCAGTCGATGCTCGACCCCTCGACCACCGCCCGCCTGATGCGCTCGCTGCGCACCGACCCGGCGCAGGCGCCCTCGCCGCCGTCCGAACTGGCGGGCCTGTCGCCGCGGGAACGAGAGATCCTCGCGCTGATCGGGGACGGTCTCACCAACCGCGAGATCGGCACGAAGCTGTACCTGTCGGAGAAGACCGTCAAGAACCACATCTCCCGGATGCTGTCCAAACTCGGCGTCCAGCGCCGGGTCCAGGCGGCGGTCCTCGCATCCCACCTGGAACCGCAGGGCTCCGGGGGGCACGCGGACCGCTGA
- a CDS encoding universal stress protein, whose product MERDASERRVVVGVDGSPSSYEALRWAVRYAGLVGGTVEAVAVWELPGLYGWSAPAVDMDVDEEETRQRMRKELTDVLGVDVADSVRSHVVHGNPADVLLRAAEGAEVLVVGSRGRGGFAAALLGSVSQHVSQHASCPVVIVRAQKQ is encoded by the coding sequence ATGGAACGGGATGCCTCCGAACGTCGGGTGGTCGTCGGTGTCGACGGTTCGCCGTCGTCGTACGAGGCCCTGCGCTGGGCCGTGCGGTACGCGGGACTCGTCGGCGGCACCGTGGAGGCGGTCGCGGTGTGGGAGCTGCCGGGGCTGTACGGCTGGTCGGCGCCCGCCGTGGACATGGACGTCGACGAGGAGGAGACCCGGCAGCGGATGCGGAAGGAGCTGACCGACGTGCTCGGCGTGGACGTGGCCGACTCGGTCCGCAGCCATGTGGTGCACGGCAACCCCGCCGACGTGCTGCTGCGGGCCGCCGAGGGAGCCGAGGTCCTGGTCGTCGGCAGCAGGGGCAGGGGAGGGTTCGCGGCCGCCCTGCTCGGCTCGGTCAGCCAGCATGTGTCCCAGCATGCGAGCTGCCCGGTCGTGATCGTGCGCGCCCAGAAGCAGTGA
- a CDS encoding ABC transporter permease: MTASVSATAVAPNLASNAGSPRVSVARGYRFELVKLVSQWRIRLLVLACWIAPALFVAGVSQQSTLPADTLFGRWMLATGWAGPLVILGFSGTWALPLLTSVVAGDVFASEDRLGTWRHLLVAIRSPRRIFAAKALASLTVILLLVAGLAASSTAGGLLAVGNHPLVGLDGHLLSPGDAAGKVLLAWVCVLAPTLALAGIGLLGSVALGRSPMGLLLPAVVALAMQVAQMLPLPVAVRLALPSWAFIAWNGLFTSPAQLGPLVIGIVVSLVWAVLATLIAYLLFLRRDFTNLTDDGSARRAATAGLLPLAGLVAATVAVVAATTGATTGSGIQQDKVQASLAEDFAHLYRMQTAQLNRPAVTEAQLKPTAACTKGDVKDDAEGAGNDWRCVVSWHLPGVQATGQAIYQLDITADGRFVADGDGPKEVNGYFLVRTATGGAPNPLWQFDGNVDLLPATAKG; the protein is encoded by the coding sequence ATGACCGCGTCCGTGTCCGCGACCGCCGTAGCCCCCAACCTCGCGTCCAACGCCGGCTCCCCTCGTGTCTCGGTCGCCCGCGGCTATCGCTTCGAACTCGTCAAGCTCGTCTCCCAATGGCGGATCCGCCTGCTGGTACTCGCCTGCTGGATCGCGCCGGCGCTCTTCGTCGCCGGAGTGAGCCAGCAGAGCACGCTGCCGGCCGACACGCTCTTCGGCCGGTGGATGCTCGCCACAGGCTGGGCCGGACCGCTGGTGATCCTCGGTTTCTCGGGCACCTGGGCGCTGCCGCTGCTGACCTCCGTGGTCGCCGGTGACGTGTTCGCCTCCGAGGACCGGCTCGGCACCTGGCGGCATCTGCTGGTGGCGATCCGCTCGCCTCGCCGCATCTTCGCGGCGAAGGCGCTGGCGAGTCTCACCGTGATTCTGCTGCTCGTGGCCGGACTGGCCGCTTCGAGTACGGCCGGCGGCCTGCTGGCGGTCGGCAACCATCCGCTCGTCGGCCTCGACGGCCATCTGCTCTCCCCGGGGGACGCCGCCGGCAAGGTCCTGCTCGCCTGGGTCTGCGTACTCGCCCCGACCCTCGCCCTCGCCGGGATCGGCCTCCTCGGGTCCGTCGCGCTGGGGCGGTCCCCGATGGGGCTGCTGCTGCCGGCGGTCGTCGCGCTCGCCATGCAGGTCGCCCAGATGCTGCCGCTGCCCGTAGCCGTACGACTCGCCCTGCCCAGCTGGGCGTTCATCGCCTGGAACGGCCTGTTCACCAGCCCGGCACAGCTCGGCCCGCTCGTCATCGGCATCGTGGTCAGCCTGGTGTGGGCCGTGCTGGCGACGCTGATCGCCTATCTGCTCTTCCTGCGGCGCGACTTCACCAACCTGACCGACGACGGATCGGCGCGCCGCGCGGCCACCGCCGGGCTGCTGCCGCTCGCCGGGCTGGTCGCCGCCACGGTCGCGGTCGTCGCCGCGACGACCGGTGCGACCACAGGCTCCGGGATCCAGCAGGACAAGGTACAGGCCTCGCTCGCCGAGGACTTCGCCCACCTGTACCGCATGCAGACCGCACAGCTCAACCGCCCGGCCGTCACCGAGGCGCAGCTGAAGCCGACGGCGGCCTGCACCAAGGGCGACGTCAAGGACGACGCCGAGGGCGCGGGCAACGACTGGCGTTGCGTCGTCTCCTGGCATCTGCCCGGCGTCCAGGCCACGGGACAGGCCATCTACCAGCTCGACATCACCGCAGACGGGCGGTTCGTGGCCGACGGCGACGGACCGAAGGAAGTGAACGGCTACTTCCTGGTGCGCACCGCCACCGGAGGCGCACCGAACCCGCTCTGGCAGTTCGACGGCAACGTCGACCTGCTTCCCGCCACCGCGAAGGGATGA